From a single Bacillus pseudomycoides DSM 12442 genomic region:
- a CDS encoding IS4 family transposase has protein sequence YDLHSGKFLNFQMEPGKNNDKTFGTECLDTLCPGDLCIRDLGYFSLKDLDQMDQRGAFYVSRLKLNNRVYVKNESPELFRDGTVKKQSLYVLLDLEDIMHQIKPGDTYEIRNVYVGQQKLPSRVVIYRLTSTQIHKRRKQQSYVEKKKGVTYSERSKRLTEINVYITNIPWEIIPMEQVHDIYSLRWQIEIVFKTWKSLFGINHCHNIKRERLECHLYGQLIAIFLCSSTMFKMRQLLLQKKQKELSEYKAIYMIQDHLYLVYKAIQQDTQEVSKIFLRLFDLLQKNGRKSHRYEKKTVFDILGIVYQCTVSNLKRKTA, from the coding sequence GAACCAGGTAAAAATAATGATAAAACCTTTGGTACAGAGTGTTTAGATACCTTATGCCCAGGAGATTTATGTATTCGAGATTTAGGATATTTTTCTCTAAAAGATTTAGACCAGATGGATCAACGAGGGGCATTCTACGTTTCACGGTTGAAATTAAATAATAGAGTATATGTAAAAAATGAATCGCCAGAATTATTTCGGGATGGGACAGTTAAAAAGCAATCTTTATATGTTTTACTTGACCTTGAAGATATCATGCATCAGATAAAACCAGGAGATACTTATGAAATTCGGAATGTCTATGTTGGACAACAAAAATTACCCTCACGAGTTGTAATATACAGACTTACATCAACTCAAATTCATAAACGTAGGAAACAGCAATCTTATGTTGAAAAGAAAAAAGGAGTTACATACTCTGAAAGAAGTAAACGTTTAACAGAAATCAATGTTTATATTACCAACATACCATGGGAAATTATTCCGATGGAACAGGTCCATGATATCTACTCACTACGTTGGCAAATAGAAATTGTATTTAAAACATGGAAGTCTCTATTTGGTATCAATCATTGTCACAATATTAAGCGAGAGCGTCTAGAATGTCATCTTTATGGACAGTTAATCGCTATTTTTCTTTGTTCTTCTACTATGTTCAAAATGCGACAGTTGTTACTACAAAAAAAACAAAAAGAATTAAGTGAATATAAAGCAATTTATATGATTCAAGATCATCTATACTTAGTATATAAGGCTATCCAACAAGACACCCAAGAAGTATCAAAAATTTTCCTTCGTCTGTTTGATCTCTTACAGAAAAACGGACGGAAATCCCATAGATATGAGAAAAAGACAGTCTTTGATATTTTAGGCATTGTTTATCAGTGCACTGTATCCAATCTAAAGCGGAAAACTGCATAA
- a CDS encoding condensation domain-containing protein translates to MFNKKNVKDLYRLSPMQHGILFHCLNHPKDHAYFEQMTMEVEGNLNVKHLEVSLNRIVEKHDVLRTVFLYSKVKEPTQLVLKSRKTSVQVEDISYLSKSAQHDFLMNLKRKDRERGFDLSRDLLFRMVVIRTGDATYQILLSFHHIILDGWSIGLLLKELFEEYRCQQHGQSNQNEKSMPFSAYIRWLEEQNEEEAKAFWAGYLNGYQNLSGIPYKKSNLSSEYRREELHFRLNSVLTRKLKELAISQHVTLNILIQTLWGILLQKLNDIDDVVFGSVVSGRPSNISEVEKIVGLFINTIPVRISASDDETVVGALSQVQGASLEAKNYDFISLADIQSVKAAQGPIFDHIFAFENYPMDSSGVNGDPKLGFRITGVTAFEQTNYELVIQLHAGEELNGKITYNGAVYPKELIKRLPVYL, encoded by the coding sequence GTGTTTAATAAAAAAAACGTAAAAGACCTATACCGACTATCTCCGATGCAGCATGGGATACTATTTCATTGTTTAAATCATCCAAAGGACCATGCTTATTTTGAGCAGATGACGATGGAGGTAGAAGGAAATCTTAACGTAAAACATCTTGAAGTTAGTTTGAATAGAATCGTTGAAAAACATGATGTTTTACGTACAGTCTTTTTGTATTCAAAAGTAAAGGAGCCGACACAGCTCGTTCTAAAAAGCAGAAAAACATCTGTTCAAGTAGAGGATATATCCTACCTAAGCAAAAGTGCACAGCATGATTTTCTGATGAACTTAAAGCGTAAGGACCGGGAAAGAGGATTTGATCTTTCCCGGGATCTCCTTTTTCGGATGGTGGTAATTCGGACAGGAGACGCTACATATCAGATTCTGTTGAGCTTTCATCATATTATATTGGACGGCTGGAGCATCGGATTATTGCTTAAGGAACTGTTTGAGGAGTATAGATGTCAGCAGCACGGCCAATCAAACCAAAATGAGAAATCAATGCCGTTTAGTGCTTATATACGGTGGCTGGAAGAGCAGAATGAAGAAGAAGCAAAGGCTTTCTGGGCTGGATATTTAAATGGATATCAGAATCTGTCGGGGATCCCCTATAAAAAGTCCAATCTATCAAGTGAATATAGAAGGGAAGAACTTCATTTCAGATTAAATTCAGTATTGACAAGGAAGCTGAAAGAGTTGGCTATATCACAGCATGTGACATTAAACATTCTTATCCAGACCTTATGGGGAATTCTACTTCAGAAGTTGAATGATATTGATGATGTTGTCTTTGGCTCAGTGGTATCTGGAAGGCCGTCAAATATTTCTGAAGTAGAAAAGATTGTTGGGTTGTTTATAAACACCATCCCTGTCCGGATTTCAGCGTCAGATGATGAGACGGTTGTCGGGGCCCTTAGTCAGGTGCAGGGTGCTTCATTAGAGGCGAAAAACTATGACTTTATTTCTCTGGCGGATATTCAATCAGTGAAAGCAGCACAAGGGCCAATATTTGATCATATTTTTGCATTTGAGAATTATCCAATGGACTCGTCTGGGGTGAATGGTGATCCTAAACTAGGATTTAGAATAACCGGAGTTACAGCTTTTGAGCAGACAAACTACGAATTGGTTATTCAGCTTCATGCAGGTGAAGAGTTAAACGGAAAAATAACATATAACGGAGCTGTCTATCCTAAAGAGCTCATTAAAAGACTGCCTGTTTATCTC
- a CDS encoding non-ribosomal peptide synthetase, whose protein sequence is MPGELAIGGDGVSLGYLNQSDLTEERFIENPFVPGERIYKTGDLVRWMPDGNLEYLGRIDQQVKVRGHRIELGEIESRLKEFPAVREAAATMKIDSQRHSYLCAYIVWKGEVLEASLREYLAEHLPAYMIPTHFFYLEELPLTPNGKVDKNRLPAERSKDKGTKLYVEPVTDTEKALAEIFKEILQVEQVSLNDNFFELGGHSLKATILSARIHKIMRIEVSLKRIFSFPTVKKLAQHIDEQSQSSFEAIRRTTEKEYYPVSFAQKRIYVLQMMEEKGTHYNIPILLKVDGKLELEKVQESLNCLIQRHEILRTSFHFKEEQLVQKIHDNLDWPLVHVIAQDPNIDILKKEFIRPFDLSCAPLLRSQLVQINAESHILMIDFHHIISDGISVNILLQEFYDLYHGRELQEATIQYKDYAVWQQSQVDSLKRQEIFWKKRFEGEIPVLDMHTDYSRPQVQKFDGDLLQMDFSRAFTERIKLFSSQSDVTLYMTMLAAYHVLLHKYTGQDDIVIGSPIAGRSHSDTEKVVGMFVNTLALRHKSNAGQSFSEFLNQVKNEVLLAQEHSGYPFEELVEKLGIQRVLNRNPLFDTMFILQNMEKFQTNHDGLQLNVMQLEMDTSKFDLSWVIDETENLRLSVEYSTSLFKKQSVERMATHYIHILDQILKNPDILIGHIQLATESEKQEVLIKFNQTGFQQAKVETLHGLFEQQVNKSPNKVAIVSGNERITYRALNARSNQLARALRNKGIGKNQIVGLLFEKSIDMIVAILGVLKAGAAYMPIDPSYPEDRILYMLNDSRSKVLVCTNSTCVPTEFNGSILKIDDILATSFEVHNLSETASAEDLSYLIYTSGSTGKPKGVMVEHRNAVRLFCNQNKIFDFDEEDIWLFFHSYCFDVSVWEIFGSLLRGGKLVVISQMDSRSPEKLLTIMEKEKVTIMCQTPSSFVPMSAELNRTFYNLKIRKVMLAGEALYPNQLEQWRQVYPDTQIINMYGPTETAVYATYKVMNPAETSYISNIGAPLELTKAYVLDNQMNLLPAGVPGELYISGTGVARGYLNMEELTCQKFMTNPFEIGQRMYRTGDLARWLPDGNLEYLGRKDSQVKIRGYRIELGEIEACLLAHPSIEEVIVSSRKTEDGNLNLCAYLISNKEWSVSELRAHLLRTLPEYMIPAFFVELDSFPLTLNGKLDYTALPEPKLKKSAENYTAPKTEMEKIMAQTWQEVLRIEAVGIHDNFFELGGDSIKAIQISAKLHEHRLKFDMKDLFKNPSISDLIPYLQSSQADEEQGLIEGNVPLTPVQKWFFSQQYHEVGHFNQSMMLFRKKRWNPIAVKDSMQKICEHHDALRMAFSLEGFSQYNRGLEGIDLTIEVLEFYGAENAEALIEKEATRIQGSLNLSEGPLVRLAIFNTEEGSYLLIVIHHLVVDGVSWRIILEDFSYLYDEGGSVLPAKTTSYQSWAKELYKYAKSQKLQKEIPYWRKLESKIVPPLPKDQSVTGASIYGNTQLEEFCLGEEETKILLTDAHRAYQTEINDLLLAALVLAVKEWTGKNSMAVTLEGHGREDLLEKVNLSRTVGWFTSMFPVVFELDSDHFSSVIKEVKENLRDIPNKGAGYGVIKYLALENDMDFKFSLKPEISFNYLGQFNHEIFNMPIGKQISMINENPYPIQMNSYVSGQQLRMILLYDQRSFYSSSIKSFGERFIHYLTLLIKHCESKEETERTPSDFSMTKLTTSDLDDIFEVFEEKD, encoded by the coding sequence GTGCCAGGGGAACTGGCAATTGGCGGGGATGGAGTCTCCCTTGGATATCTGAACCAGTCTGACTTGACAGAAGAGCGTTTTATTGAAAATCCTTTTGTGCCGGGCGAGCGGATTTATAAGACGGGGGATCTTGTCCGCTGGATGCCAGATGGAAACCTTGAGTACTTGGGAAGAATAGACCAACAAGTGAAAGTCAGAGGTCACCGAATTGAGCTTGGAGAAATTGAAAGTCGACTAAAAGAATTTCCAGCAGTCCGCGAGGCGGCGGCCACTATGAAAATAGACAGTCAGAGGCATTCTTACCTTTGTGCCTATATCGTCTGGAAGGGAGAGGTATTGGAAGCTTCTTTGCGCGAGTATCTGGCAGAACACTTGCCAGCTTACATGATTCCAACTCATTTTTTCTATCTGGAGGAGCTTCCGCTTACTCCAAATGGAAAAGTGGATAAAAATAGGCTTCCTGCAGAAAGAAGTAAAGATAAGGGAACAAAGCTTTATGTAGAACCTGTCACGGACACAGAGAAGGCGCTGGCCGAAATATTTAAGGAAATCTTGCAGGTAGAGCAGGTAAGCCTGAATGATAATTTTTTTGAACTTGGAGGACACTCTCTTAAAGCTACGATTCTTTCAGCCAGAATTCATAAAATTATGAGAATAGAAGTAAGTCTGAAGCGAATTTTTAGTTTCCCAACAGTTAAAAAGCTGGCTCAACATATCGATGAGCAGTCTCAAAGCTCTTTTGAGGCAATTAGGCGTACTACCGAAAAAGAGTACTATCCTGTTTCTTTTGCGCAGAAACGAATTTATGTTTTGCAGATGATGGAGGAAAAGGGAACTCATTATAATATTCCAATACTGTTAAAAGTAGATGGGAAGCTGGAACTTGAAAAGGTTCAAGAATCATTAAACTGTCTAATTCAACGACATGAAATTTTAAGGACATCATTCCACTTCAAAGAAGAACAGCTTGTACAAAAAATTCATGATAATTTGGATTGGCCTCTGGTGCATGTCATTGCGCAGGATCCAAATATTGATATTCTTAAAAAAGAGTTTATTCGACCATTCGATTTAAGCTGTGCCCCTCTATTAAGGTCACAGTTAGTACAGATTAATGCTGAATCGCATATACTCATGATTGATTTTCATCACATCATTTCAGATGGAATATCTGTAAATATACTGCTTCAGGAGTTCTATGATCTCTATCACGGACGGGAGCTTCAAGAGGCGACTATCCAATATAAGGATTATGCGGTTTGGCAACAGAGTCAAGTTGACTCCTTAAAGCGTCAAGAGATTTTCTGGAAAAAACGTTTTGAAGGCGAAATTCCTGTGCTGGATATGCATACTGATTATTCGAGACCACAGGTACAGAAGTTCGACGGTGATTTGCTGCAGATGGATTTTAGTAGAGCGTTTACGGAAAGGATTAAACTTTTTTCTTCTCAATCAGATGTGACTCTTTACATGACTATGCTGGCAGCCTATCATGTTCTTCTTCATAAGTATACAGGCCAGGATGATATTGTGATTGGTTCACCGATTGCAGGGCGTTCTCACTCAGACACGGAAAAAGTAGTCGGCATGTTTGTCAATACTCTGGCGCTACGTCATAAATCAAATGCTGGACAATCATTTAGCGAATTTTTAAATCAGGTGAAAAATGAGGTGCTTCTTGCACAAGAACATAGTGGATATCCATTTGAAGAATTGGTCGAAAAACTGGGGATTCAACGTGTGTTAAATCGAAATCCTTTGTTTGATACAATGTTCATTCTTCAGAACATGGAGAAATTTCAAACGAATCATGATGGACTACAACTTAACGTAATGCAGTTAGAAATGGATACATCAAAATTCGACCTTAGCTGGGTTATAGATGAAACTGAAAATCTCCGTTTGTCGGTAGAATACAGCACTAGTCTGTTTAAAAAACAATCTGTGGAAAGAATGGCTACCCATTACATTCATATTCTTGATCAGATTCTAAAAAATCCGGATATCCTGATTGGCCATATCCAACTGGCTACAGAAAGTGAAAAACAGGAGGTTCTTATAAAGTTTAATCAGACCGGGTTTCAGCAGGCGAAAGTTGAAACGCTGCATGGCTTGTTTGAGCAGCAGGTGAATAAAAGCCCTAACAAAGTTGCAATTGTTTCTGGCAACGAGCGGATCACATATAGAGCTCTTAATGCACGTTCAAATCAGCTGGCCAGAGCTTTAAGGAATAAAGGGATCGGAAAAAATCAGATTGTAGGGTTGTTATTCGAAAAGTCCATTGACATGATTGTAGCCATCTTAGGGGTGTTAAAAGCGGGTGCAGCCTATATGCCGATTGATCCGAGCTATCCTGAGGATAGAATATTGTACATGCTCAATGACAGCAGATCAAAGGTTTTAGTCTGTACTAATTCTACATGTGTTCCTACAGAATTTAATGGGAGTATTTTGAAGATTGATGATATTCTAGCTACATCTTTTGAAGTTCATAATCTGAGTGAAACTGCTTCAGCAGAAGATTTATCGTATCTGATATATACCTCAGGTTCCACAGGAAAGCCAAAGGGAGTAATGGTGGAGCATAGGAATGCAGTGCGTCTTTTCTGTAATCAAAATAAAATATTTGATTTTGATGAAGAAGATATATGGCTATTCTTTCATTCCTATTGTTTCGACGTCTCAGTATGGGAAATCTTCGGTTCTTTGCTGAGGGGAGGAAAGCTGGTTGTAATATCTCAAATGGACAGCAGAAGCCCAGAAAAGCTTCTAACGATTATGGAAAAAGAGAAGGTAACTATTATGTGTCAGACACCGTCTTCCTTCGTTCCAATGTCTGCGGAACTTAATAGAACTTTCTACAACTTGAAGATAAGGAAAGTTATGCTGGCCGGAGAAGCTTTATATCCTAACCAGCTAGAGCAATGGAGACAGGTTTATCCTGATACACAGATTATTAATATGTACGGCCCAACTGAAACAGCAGTTTATGCCACATATAAAGTGATGAATCCAGCTGAAACATCTTACATCAGCAATATAGGAGCACCTTTAGAACTTACAAAAGCTTATGTACTCGATAATCAAATGAATCTCCTACCAGCAGGAGTACCAGGCGAACTCTACATCTCCGGTACAGGAGTTGCAAGGGGTTACCTAAACATGGAAGAGTTGACATGTCAGAAGTTTATGACAAATCCTTTTGAGATTGGACAAAGAATGTATCGGACAGGAGATCTCGCTCGTTGGCTTCCAGACGGAAATTTAGAATATTTAGGAAGGAAGGATTCCCAAGTCAAGATAAGGGGTTACCGAATCGAACTGGGTGAGATTGAAGCTTGCTTATTGGCTCATCCTTCAATTGAAGAAGTTATTGTTTCTTCAAGAAAAACTGAGGACGGAAACTTGAACCTCTGTGCGTATTTGATCTCAAACAAAGAATGGAGCGTTTCGGAGCTACGGGCTCATTTATTGAGAACTCTACCAGAATATATGATACCTGCTTTTTTTGTCGAGCTAGACTCTTTTCCGCTCACATTAAACGGAAAACTTGATTACACAGCACTACCTGAGCCGAAATTAAAGAAGAGCGCTGAGAATTACACTGCACCTAAAACAGAAATGGAGAAAATAATGGCTCAAACTTGGCAAGAGGTCCTACGGATTGAGGCTGTTGGTATCCATGATAATTTCTTTGAACTAGGAGGAGATTCAATTAAAGCCATTCAGATTTCGGCAAAACTTCATGAACATCGGTTGAAATTCGATATGAAGGACTTGTTTAAGAATCCTTCTATATCGGATTTGATCCCTTATTTACAGTCTAGCCAGGCTGATGAGGAACAAGGATTGATTGAGGGGAATGTTCCGCTCACGCCAGTGCAGAAATGGTTTTTTTCTCAGCAATATCATGAAGTAGGACACTTTAATCAATCCATGATGCTTTTCCGGAAAAAGCGTTGGAATCCTATAGCCGTAAAGGATAGCATGCAGAAGATTTGTGAGCACCATGATGCCCTTCGCATGGCTTTCTCACTTGAAGGTTTTTCACAGTATAACAGAGGACTGGAAGGTATAGATTTAACGATTGAAGTGCTGGAGTTTTATGGAGCAGAGAATGCAGAGGCCTTGATAGAGAAGGAAGCAACACGGATACAGGGCAGCCTTAACCTTTCAGAGGGGCCGCTTGTAAGACTTGCTATCTTCAATACCGAAGAAGGTAGTTACCTTCTGATAGTCATCCATCATCTGGTTGTTGACGGTGTTTCATGGCGTATTATTTTGGAGGACTTTTCGTATCTATATGATGAAGGAGGATCAGTTCTCCCTGCTAAAACGACTTCATATCAATCTTGGGCGAAAGAGCTATATAAATACGCAAAGAGCCAAAAGCTTCAAAAGGAGATTCCTTATTGGAGAAAATTAGAGTCGAAAATTGTCCCGCCTCTTCCAAAAGATCAAAGTGTTACAGGGGCTTCTATCTACGGGAATACTCAATTAGAAGAATTCTGTCTGGGTGAAGAAGAAACTAAAATCCTTTTAACAGATGCTCATCGGGCCTATCAGACAGAGATAAATGATCTTTTGCTTGCTGCACTTGTTCTCGCGGTTAAAGAGTGGACTGGCAAGAACAGCATGGCCGTTACCTTAGAAGGCCATGGTCGAGAAGATCTGTTAGAAAAAGTAAATTTAAGCAGAACAGTGGGATGGTTTACAAGTATGTTCCCGGTTGTTTTTGAACTAGACTCAGACCATTTTTCTTCAGTAATCAAAGAGGTTAAAGAAAATCTTCGCGATATACCAAATAAAGGTGCGGGGTATGGAGTGATTAAATATTTGGCTCTTGAAAACGATATGGACTTTAAATTTAGTCTCAAACCAGAAATCAGCTTTAATTACTTAGGTCAGTTTAACCATGAGATATTTAACATGCCAATTGGGAAACAGATTAGTATGATTAATGAGAATCCTTATCCTATTCAAATGAACAGTTATGTTTCTGGGCAGCAGCTAAGAATGATATTGCTTTATGATCAGAGGAGCTTTTATAGCAGCAGCATAAAATCCTTTGGAGAGCGTTTCATACATTATCTGACTCTATTGATTAAACATTGTGAAAGTAAGGAAGAAACAGAGAGGACTCCAAGCGACTTCAGTATGACCAAATTGACCACAAGTGATTTAGACGATATTTTTGAGGTCTTTGAAGAGAAGGATTAA
- a CDS encoding recombinase family protein: protein QDNLGNLITDLVLQILSWLAEEERTKIKTRQQEGIQLAKIQGKHLGRPKTEITDEFITAYNAWKTGAISAVEAMKQANLSKTTFYRLVKKYEKK, encoded by the coding sequence CCAGGACAACTTAGGAAATCTCATTACTGACCTAGTACTTCAAATTCTTTCGTGGCTTGCTGAAGAAGAACGAACAAAAATAAAAACCAGACAGCAAGAAGGAATTCAATTAGCTAAAATACAGGGAAAACATCTTGGAAGACCGAAGACAGAAATTACAGATGAATTTATCACTGCTTATAACGCTTGGAAAACAGGTGCAATATCCGCTGTTGAAGCAATGAAACAAGCGAATCTATCAAAAACTACATTTTACCGCCTTGTAAAGAAATATGAAAAAAAATGA
- a CDS encoding DDE-type integrase/transposase/recombinase, producing AKCFFKKALAFSYVSKPRVITVDKNPAYPVAIEELKEEKRMPEGIQIRQVKYLNNIVEQDHRFIKRRVHSMLGFKSFKTAISILSGVEAMHMMKK from the coding sequence AGCCAAGTGCTTTTTCAAGAAAGCCTTGGCTTTTTCATACGTTTCTAAACCCCGCGTGATAACAGTAGATAAGAACCCCGCTTATCCTGTAGCAATTGAGGAGTTAAAAGAAGAAAAAAGGATGCCAGAAGGCATCCAAATTAGACAAGTGAAATATCTTAATAACATAGTGGAGCAAGATCACCGGTTTATTAAAAGGCGAGTTCACTCTATGTTAGGATTCAAGTCATTTAAAACAGCAATTTCTATATTGAGTGGTGTCGAAGCCATGCATATGATGAAAAAA